In one window of Nerophis ophidion isolate RoL-2023_Sa linkage group LG05, RoL_Noph_v1.0, whole genome shotgun sequence DNA:
- the hprt1 gene encoding hypoxanthine-guanine phosphoribosyltransferase, giving the protein MATSRPCIVIADEEQGYDLDLFCIPKHYACDLERVYIPHGLILDRTERLAREIMKEMGGHHIVALCVLKGGYKFFADLLDSIKALNRNSDRSIPMTVDFIRLKSYCNDQSTGEIKVIGGDDLSTLTGKNVLIVEDIIDTGKTMKTLLQLLKQYEPKMVKVASLLVKRTPRSVGYRPDFVGFEIPDKFVVGYALDYNEYFRDLNHICVISETGKEKYKA; this is encoded by the exons ATGGCGACATCCAGACCGTGTATCGTG ATCGCTGATGAGGAGCAGGGCTATGATCTGGACCTGTTTTGCATTCCAAAGCACTATGCATGTGACTTAGAGAGAGTTTACATCCCACATGGACTCATTTTGGACAG GACTGAAAGACTTGCCAGGGAGATTATGAAGGAAATGGGAGGACACCACATTGTTGCCCTCTGCGTGCTGAAAGGTGGCTACAAGTTTTTTGCAGACCTGCTCGATTCCATTAAAGCCCTGAACAGGAACAGCGACCGCTCCATCCCCATGACAGTGGACTTCATTCGCCTCAAGAGCTACTGT AATGACCAGTCAACAGGAGAAATCAAAGTCATTGGAGGAGATGACTTGTCTACTCTGACAGGCAAG AATGTCCTAATTGTGGAG GATATTATTGATACAGGGAAGACGATGAAGACATTATTGCAACTCCTTAAGCAGTACGAGCCCAAAATGGTCAAAGTTGCAAG TTTGTTGGTGAAGAGGACGCCAAGAAGTGTTGGCTACCGGCCAGACT TTGTGGGGTTTGAGATCCCTGACAAGTTTGTGGTGGGATATGCCCTAGACTACAACGAGTACTTCAGAGATCTAAAT CATATCTGCGTCATTAGTGAAACCGGGAAGGAGAAGTACAAAGCATGA